The Psychrobacillus sp. FSL K6-4046 DNA window CCAAATGAGGTACAGACATTGGTGGAGCTCCAACAGCAGCTTTACCATATACCTTAGCATGATGCTTCGCAACTATTTCAGGATTATTACAAACCATGAATATACCGCTTACTGGGAAGCCACCGATATGTTTTCCTTCAGGAATACCCGATTTTTGTAGGAGATGTAGACTTCCGCCTCCACCACCAACAAAGACGAATTTCGCTGTATGGTTCTCGATTTTGCCTTCCGCGAGGTTCTTCACTTTTACTTCCCATTTGCCATCTGGCGTACGGTTTAAATTCTCTACACTAGACTTATAATTGACCTTAACATTTTTAGTCTTTAAGTGATCGAACAACATACGAGTCAATGCCCCAAAGTTAACATCTGTACCAGTGTCAATTTTAGTTGCAGCGATCGCTTCATTAGCGGTACGGTTTTCCATGATTAATGGAATCCATTCTTTTAACTGGGCTGGATCATCAGAGAATTCCATTCCTTCAAATAATGGATTCTGGGTCATCGCTTCAAAGCGCTTCTTCAAGAACTCCACGTTTTCTGTTCCTTGAACCATACTCATATGAGGTAAAGGCATAATAAAGTCCTGAGGATTCTCGATTAAATTACTTTTTACGAGATGAGACCAAAATTGCATAGAAACCTGAAACTGTTCATTTACATTGATTGCTTTTGTGATATCAATAGAACCATCTGGTCTTACAGAAGTGTAGTTGAGCTCACAAAGAGCTGCATGTCCTGTTCCCGCATTATTCCATTCATTTGAGCTCTCTTCTCCTGCACTTTCGAGCTTCTCAAATACTTTTATATCCCACTCCGGTACTAATTCCTTTAAAAGCGTTCCTAAAGTCGCGCTCATAATACCGGCACCAATTAAGATAACATCTGTTTTAGTTTCTGTGTTGCTCACTTTTACCATCCCTATACTTTATATTTGCAGAAGCCTTGTTAACGCTACCAAAACAAAGAGTTAGTTAACCTGCTTCTGACTCTATATAACCGTGACTATTGCTTTAAATTTGTTTATAAGTTCAGAATATCTATTCTATTATAATATAATTAATGATTTTTTTAAAGTGTGTAGAAATTGTGAATTAATTTAGATAATGGAGCTAAAAAAATCTTCAAAAATAACGAGATTTTTAATTCTAAATCCGTCTAACAGAAGCAAACATTAGGATTGTAGATAATTAATGCATCTTCTTTATGAGTTCGAATAGCACTAAAATACTCTTGGAAAATGTACGGCCCCTCATGGTACTTAAATATACGTTCCGATTTAAATATGCACTATGAACAGGGCGTGTTAGTAGAGAGTCAGATAGATGCTGCGTAACATAATTTTGGGGTAGAATCGCAATTCCTAAACCTTCCTCTACTAATACTTTTATCATTTCAAATCTCTCTATTTTATAGGATATATGTGGTGTCACATTTTCCTGTTCAAATGCCTTTAATATTTGTGCACTTGTTTCAAACTCAGGCATCCCTATTATAAGTGGTTCCTGAGTAAAATCCTTCAGTGTAAGTTGTTCTTTTTGGGCAAAAGGATGATCTTTTTTTATAAGTACAACATAGGGTTCGTTATACAATAATTCACTTTGTATTTCTTCATCCACAATGTGCTGGTTTGTAATGACTCCATGTACATGTAAGCCTAGCAATGCTTGTCTTACTGTTTGATTATAAAGCGTGTCAATAAGAGTAAGCTGGTTGGATGGATATAACTTTTGATAATCAGTAATGACTTGTGACAACCAATAATTTGCTGATTCAATTACTCCTAATCTGATTTCTAACTGTTCTCCTTTTGCCAGCTCCTTTAACTCTGTTTGCATGACCTCGAACTGAGCAACTAAGCCTTTTGACCGTTCCCAAAACTGCTGACCCATTTCTGTTAATTGAAACTGCTTTGTTGTTCTTTCTATTAACGGAGTATCCATTTCTTGCTCAAGTGCCTTAATGGCATTACTTAATGAAGGCTGAGAAATATGCAAGGCTTTAGCTGCCCTGGAAAAGCTGCGATATTTCACAGTGGCATTAAAGTAATACATCTTTCGTAAATCCAATTCTTCGCCCCCATTTATAGTTTTAAACTATTATAATATAAAAAATTAATATTGGTTATTATAAATGTTTAAAATTATACTAACAATATGATTTTTTAGATAAATGAGGGTGGAAATATGCATAAACCTACAGAGTTAAAAATATGGCAAGGTCGCGTGGATCATGAGTCAGACCACACTTACTACCGTTATCATCAAGTAGTGCAGTTGGCATCTACAGATACTCAAGGGAACATTGGAATAATTGGCTTTGCATGTGATGAAGGAGTACAACGTAACAACGGACGCATTGGAGCAAAGAATGCACCTCTCGCTTTACGTAAACAGTTAGCAACATTACCTTGGCGTCATCCAAATTATGAAAACGCTTTAATAGATTATGGGGATGTCATTTGCGAAGGCAATGAATTAGAGCAAGCTCAAAGTGAACTAGGAGATAAGGTTTCCAACATCTTATCAAATGGAAAGGCGATCGTACTAGGCGGTGGGCATGAAACATTGTACGGACAGTATTTAGGTGTGCGAAAAGCATTTGGTCCAGATGCTTCCATTGGATTAATTAATATAGATGCACACTTTGACATGCGCTCATACGATAAACAGCCTTCCTCAGGTACGATGTTTAAGCAAATTTTAGATGAGGATCCAAATGCAGATTATTTCGTTTGCGGTATTCAACAATATGGCAATACCACTGCCTTATTTGATATAGCAGATCAGTATAATGTGAGTTATTTTACAGATGAACAGTTGGACTTCCCTTCGTTTACTATAGACTTACATAATTTTATGGATACACATGATGTGTTGCTCGTTACACTTTGTATGGATGTTTTAAATGCTGCGGAGGCGCCTGGAGTCAGTGCACCGTCACCATTTGGCTTATCAGCTGTAAAGGTCCGAGACATTCTACGACAAATGGCTTCTCATAAAAAAACAGTCAGCTTTAGTATTTGTGAGGTCAACCCTTTACTTGATGTAGATAACCGGACGGCAAAATTGGGAGCTTACTATATCAATGAAGTAATTATGAATAGTTTCGAATAAACAAGGGGGATACGTATGGTATTAAATCAAATTACAACGCTCAGTCTAGCAGTGGCATTATTTTTAATCGGTACATTTTTAGTTAAAAGAATTGGATGGTTGAACCGCTTTTGCATCCCAGCACCAGTAGTTGGAGGCTTAATTTTCGCCATTTTAGCAACCGTATTAAAAAGTTTTGATATTCTTGACATAACGTTAGATACATCACTTCAATCCATTTTCATGATTACCTTTTTTACAACCATCGGACTTGGGGCAAGCTTCAAGCTTGTAAAATTAGGAGGAAAACTACTCGTTATATATTGGTTAGCTTGTGGATTTCTAGCTTTCATGCAAAACGTAATTGGCGTTTCGTTGGCAAAGGTAATGGATATTCATCCGCTGATCGGTGTAATGGCTGGAGCTCGCTGGTGCCCTTGTCGGTGGTCCAGTCGTTCAATATTTAATACGCAAGTTCAACTTAAAGCCATCTTCTGAAGAAACAGAAGAATATGTAGAAAAAGCACAGCATGAAATTACCGAGAAATCATTTATGGTACAGGTCTTCTTAATTACCTTCTGTATGGCTGTTGGTACATATGTCGGTGAATGGTTCTCTACTATGACTGGTTTTGTGTTACCGGGCTACGTAGGGGCGATGTTTGTAGCTGTAATTGTTCGTAACATTTTAGATCGCTTTAATCCTAATCTAATCAATATGAAAGAGATTAACCTAATAGGAGATATCTCTCTTGGTATTTTCCTATCTATGGCACTGATGAGCATCAAGCTCTGGGAAGTAGCAGACTTAGCCCTTCCATTGTTTGTCATCATATTAGCGCAAGTGATCTTCATCGTATTATTTGCAGTAATCGTCCTTTTCCGTTTGCTAGGAAAAAATTATGATGCAGCCATTATGGTATCAGGTTTCCTTGGTCATGGACTTGGAGCAACACCTAACGCCATGGCCAATATGTCAGCAGTAGTTTCAAAATTTGGGCCATCCCGTAAGGCGTTCTTAGTAGTACCAATCGTTGGTGCTTTTTTGATCGATGTTTTCGGTATGCCAATTATTATTACTACAATTAATTTGTTTAAATAGACAAAATAAAAGCGCAAGCCTTTAAATATCAAAGGTTTGCGTTTTCTTATTGGAATAGGTTATTCAAAATAGTTATCTCGAAGAAACTCCTAGACTTCCAAGTCAAAAACCATCATGTAATATTTCCCAATTAGTGTTTGGAGGATTTAAATATTTTATTCTGGGTATCTAATATACTTACGAGTTGAGCTTAGGATGTGATGTTTTTATGTTTGGACTATCTGACCTCTTGTCACTGATTATTTCTGCATTTATCATCTTGCCTGTGGTCGTATTTCTGCGAGAATCCGGTTATTTAATCGTTAGCTGGTTATTCGGAGTAGTAAAACCACGGCTTACAATCGGTTCTGGACCCAGGCTCTTTAAAATTGGAATGATTGATATACGTAAGTATTATCATTTGTATAGCTGGTTTTCCTACGATGACTTAAAGCGTAAAAGTAAGTTTGCTTATGTTAGCATTTATTCTGGACCAATATTGGTTAACCTGATTATTGCCCTCCTCATTAACTTCTTAATTGCCAACGGATGGGCTGCAGAATATAAAACATTTTGGGATCGCTTTGTTTTCTATGCCTTCTATTATTTGTTATTTGATATAGTACCTATGATTACGATTAATGGTAAACCGAACAACGGCATGATTATTTATGAAATGATTCGATACGGAAAGAGAATCGACTTCAACGCAGAATCCTTCCTCCCAGCTACTTCAGATGTGGAGAACGAGTATCATGAACAGATGAAGCAAATAGAAGAAATAAAAAAAGAGAGAGAAGAGGAAAAACATGAACACTAAACTATTCACTTTTCTTCTCTCTCAAAAGAACCGATTTAAGATAATCTCTTAAATCGGCTCTTTTTTATATAAAATCGTGTTTATGCATTCTTTATCGTAAATACAGCCTAGCCTAGTAGCTAAGCCTATTTTCTTTATACCTCCCTTAGACGCCTTGCTTTAAGA harbors:
- a CDS encoding LysR family transcriptional regulator; translated protein: MDLRKMYYFNATVKYRSFSRAAKALHISQPSLSNAIKALEQEMDTPLIERTTKQFQLTEMGQQFWERSKGLVAQFEVMQTELKELAKGEQLEIRLGVIESANYWLSQVITDYQKLYPSNQLTLIDTLYNQTVRQALLGLHVHGVITNQHIVDEEIQSELLYNEPYVVLIKKDHPFAQKEQLTLKDFTQEPLIIGMPEFETSAQILKAFEQENVTPHISYKIERFEMIKVLVEEGLGIAILPQNYVTQHLSDSLLTRPVHSAYLNRNVYLSTMRGRTFSKSILVLFELIKKMH
- a CDS encoding malate:quinone oxidoreductase, translated to MVKVSNTETKTDVILIGAGIMSATLGTLLKELVPEWDIKVFEKLESAGEESSNEWNNAGTGHAALCELNYTSVRPDGSIDITKAINVNEQFQVSMQFWSHLVKSNLIENPQDFIMPLPHMSMVQGTENVEFLKKRFEAMTQNPLFEGMEFSDDPAQLKEWIPLIMENRTANEAIAATKIDTGTDVNFGALTRMLFDHLKTKNVKVNYKSSVENLNRTPDGKWEVKVKNLAEGKIENHTAKFVFVGGGGGSLHLLQKSGIPEGKHIGGFPVSGIFMVCNNPEIVAKHHAKVYGKAAVGAPPMSVPHLDTRFIDNKKSLLFGPFAGFSPKFLKTGSMMDLVTSVKPHNLFTMLAAGAKEMSLTKYLVQQVMLSKEQRLEELRIFIPDAKAEDWDLVVAGQRVQVIKDTEAGGKGTLQFGTEVITAEDGSIAALLGASPGASTAVPVMLDVLKRCFPDHITEWEPKIKEMIPSYGMSLMNNPELLKDVHAETAETLRLKIDQKVAENMEPLEDVSEVIDDIV
- the hutG gene encoding formimidoylglutamase — protein: MHKPTELKIWQGRVDHESDHTYYRYHQVVQLASTDTQGNIGIIGFACDEGVQRNNGRIGAKNAPLALRKQLATLPWRHPNYENALIDYGDVICEGNELEQAQSELGDKVSNILSNGKAIVLGGGHETLYGQYLGVRKAFGPDASIGLINIDAHFDMRSYDKQPSSGTMFKQILDEDPNADYFVCGIQQYGNTTALFDIADQYNVSYFTDEQLDFPSFTIDLHNFMDTHDVLLVTLCMDVLNAAEAPGVSAPSPFGLSAVKVRDILRQMASHKKTVSFSICEVNPLLDVDNRTAKLGAYYINEVIMNSFE